The sequence below is a genomic window from Neodiprion pinetum isolate iyNeoPine1 chromosome 7, iyNeoPine1.2, whole genome shotgun sequence.
ACACTCCAGGATGGATCAGAGATGGCGGAAGAGAGGATCCGCGCACCTGTCCGCCAGCCTGCTATCTGCGATGAATCTGTAGCAGGCAAGACCGGGGTGTAAGTCGGGAGGGTGTCGGTAAAGCGCAAGCGCGAATTCCACCCGGGGCCAGGGTGAAAATGCACCACGGCAAGGGAGTGTCAGGAGGCGGTCGCCTCAGCCGTCAAAATCCGAACATGCAGCCACCGCAAAATGGGATTTGCGATAAAATCGAGAATTACATATCCGAGCTCGGAAAGTGGTACGTTATTATGGATCGTAATCGTCTCCTTGGGTGATTCCGATACCCTTCCGGGTAAACATAGATTTTTGTGTACACGCGCACGGTTTGATCGGTCGAGGGGTGATAACTCAACTCGAGTGCTATAGCGTAATCAGTGCAGGTGCTGATAATAGTAAGTGCTTATCTCACTTAGGGGAAGGACGAACTTTGAACTCTACGTATCATTcgcaaaattattcaattatttactattttgaattgagttttatattttatttaaatgttttCGTCGATATTGAAGACTTTGATCGCGGGTCTGTTGCTTTCTTTCAAATTAAACTGCGCAAACAAAGCGATTGAAGAATATTGTCAAATCGATGCAAATATTGGAAACACCTTTTGGGTTAGAAGCGCCACGAAGGAAAAGCACGCATCGCTTTACGCCGCGTCTTTGTATATTATCCGCACCTATGGTAACGTTCTTTCCTTTGTTCATTCGAAACTGAAAATGGAAcgattcaattttcgacaagaaataaaaaagcagcgcaaagttgaaaatcaatttcccCAAAAAGAATCGACCACGATTAttacaaattaattattacgaCATTATATCGTATTTGTTCAAACAACCTGTAATACGAAAAATCGCAGGTCCGTATGGAAGACCATAATATTGGGTCAATTTCTGTCCGTCGTACTGTGCTTCATGACGATTTTCAACCACCACATAAACACCGAATACCACCTCGCCTTGCCAAcaggtacgtacatacatacattcgAAGATTGCAAACCGCGTCATCTATTCTCTTgcatcgatattttttcctcgTCGTTTTTTCAACAGGTCAGAATCTCCCCCATTACGCCATGATGTGCATCGTCTACACGACGTGGATGTCCTGCAGGGGGGTTGGCAACGGATTAATATCCGTGACCAGGGCAAGAGGATGGCGTTATCTTTTACTCGCGCTGATCGACGTCGAGGCGAAAACCTTGGTCACGGCCTCTCATCAGTTCACAAGCCTCGCCAGTATACAAGTGGGTTCAAGATTTCTTcctagttttttattttttacgtttatcAAGTCGATCATCACATCCATTTTCTCTGTTAGCTCTTATTGTTGGACTGCGTGGCAATTCCAGTTGCTTTAGCGCTATCCTGCCTGGTTCTGGGAGTCAGATACAGGATGGTGCACATTATCGGAGTTTCGGTCTGCCTAATGGCCATCGGAAGCCTGGTGTGGGCGGACATCGAGGACGACAAGGACTCAACAGCTATGACTGGTTTGTCTTTATCGAGTCGAAAAATTGGTTCCGATCATGATCCGTCAACGTCAAAAGGGGACTCctgattgtttttttgttttttgtctttttaaGGCAAAAATCAACTCGTCGGTGACATGCTGTGTCTGGGTGGCGCGATCTTGTTCTCCGTGATAACAGTCCTCCAGGAACTGGCCGTAAAGACCGTTGACATCATAGAGTACCTGGGAATGATAGGATTTTTCGGCACGATCATCAGCTGCATGCAAGTGTAAGTGATTCCCGACATTTTAACAT
It includes:
- the LOC124223294 gene encoding solute carrier family 35 member F2 isoform X2 encodes the protein MHHGKGVSGGGRLSRQNPNMQPPQNGICDKIENYISELGKWSVWKTIILGQFLSVVLCFMTIFNHHINTEYHLALPTGQNLPHYAMMCIVYTTWMSCRGVGNGLISVTRARGWRYLLLALIDVEAKTLVTASHQFTSLASIQLLLLDCVAIPVALALSCLVLGVRYRMVHIIGVSVCLMAIGSLVWADIEDDKDSTAMTGKNQLVGDMLCLGGAILFSVITVLQELAVKTVDIIEYLGMIGFFGTIISCMQVGVLERLQLESFCWDNAPVITFLILYCITQFVFYSLVPVILFESGATALQLALLTADFFNILFGMLTNQYKFHTLYFVSYALTMSGIYIYAIQRTPISSSSRRQQVEQPAPDYRHMSHPDVGEVEMATSSGMSAVSGTLDLRASTLSSEREAIIDATSLPLSVSSDTAFTSFYGSQVNLKTVTTNGGGAAC
- the LOC124223294 gene encoding solute carrier family 35 member F2 isoform X1 produces the protein MHHGKGVSGGGRLSRQNPNMQPPQNGICDKIENYISELGKWSVWKTIILGQFLSVVLCFMTIFNHHINTEYHLALPTGQNLPHYAMMCIVYTTWMSCRGVGNGLISVTRARGWRYLLLALIDVEAKTLVTASHQFTSLASIQLLLLDCVAIPVALALSCLVLGVRYRMVHIIGVSVCLMAIGSLVWADIEDDKDSTAMTGKNQLVGDMLCLGGAILFSVITVLQELAVKTVDIIEYLGMIGFFGTIISCMQVGVLERLQLESFCWDNAPVITFLILYCITQFVFYSLVPVILFESGATALQLALLTADFFNILFGMLTNQYKFHTLYFVSYALTMSGIYIYAIQRTPISSSSRRQQVEQPAPDYSDIILRHMSHPDVGEVEMATSSGMSAVSGTLDLRASTLSSEREAIIDATSLPLSVSSDTAFTSFYGSQVNLKTVTTNGGGAAC